The proteins below come from a single Diadema setosum chromosome 21, eeDiaSeto1, whole genome shotgun sequence genomic window:
- the LOC140244585 gene encoding methylosome subunit pICln-like, whose translation MNMGFINPVQPPIGPVVWQGAGTSAFVEKQDLAQGTLFIAESHVAWINAEGKGFNVPYPAITVHAVSKDLSAFPHECLYLMIDSDIMSELRDVAAQSAGGDAPVQNSEGSDDDTGFEEEEGTEVREIRFVPQDKSSLREMFDALSQCQALHPDPDDGSDGSDPYDQGDEGGDDGYAHDGDGGEDDAMDTGQFDDAEMDPEH comes from the exons ATGAATATGGGTTTCATCAATCCAGTACAACCTCCAATCGGACCAGTAGTATGGCAAGGTGCGGGAACTTCGGCGTTTGTTGAGAAGCAAGACTTGGCGCAAGGCACTCTTTTCATAGCTGAAAG CCATGTAGCCTGGATCAATGCAGAGggaaaaggattcaacgttccATACCCTGCCATCACTGTGCATGCTGTTTCCAAGGACCTCTCCGCCTTCCCTCACGAATGCCTCTATCTCATGATAGACTCGGACATCATGAGTGAGCTGCGGGATGTGGCAGCACAGAGTGCTGGTGGCGATGCTCCCGTTCAGAACAGTGAAGGCAGCGATGACGACACTGGCTTTGAGGAGGAAGAGGGCACGGAGGTCAGAGAGATTCGGTTCGTCCCACAGGACAAGTCTTCAT TACGAGAGATGTTTGATGCGCTGTCACAGTGCCAGGCCTTGCATCCAGACCCAGATGATGGCTCTGATGGCTCCGATCCATACGATCAGGGAG ATGAAGGTGGTGATGATGGATATGCACACGATGGTGATGGTGGCGAAGACGATGCCATGGATACTGGACAGTTTGACGATGCGGAAATGGACCCAGAGCACTGA